Genomic segment of Vulpes lagopus strain Blue_001 chromosome 7, ASM1834538v1, whole genome shotgun sequence:
GCCTGGTTTCCCCGTTGGTCAAAGCAGACATAGGAACCTTACCTGGCCAGAGCCCCCACCTTGATAAAACTGAGAATGTGGCAGCTGTGATCAGCACCTCCAACCCCACCCCTCTTCTGGCTTCTCAGTCTCCTACCTTTTCTCCCCGAGGCCCTCCCTCTTCACCCTGCCTCACGCCCCCTGAGACCCTGCTGAGGCCAACTCCAAGGGACCTGCAGCCCCAGATTCAAGGCCGTTATGTGCGTGCTGGCCCCACATGGAGacaggctgggggagggcaggcggGCTGGCGCTGACCTTGATGGTGTCATAGGCTCCAGTGATGAGCGCGATGAAGAGGCTCAGCACCATGTAGATGAAGAGGCTGATGAAGGAGTAGAGGTAGAGCTGAGAGAAGAGCCAGACGAGGCTGCTACGGCCCTGCTGTGCCTGCATTGCGGCGAACGTCACGAACATGTCGTCCCCGTTGATGAGTGAGAACAGGCATTCCGATACCATGGACAGCGAGCGAAACTGCCAGCAGGGCAGTGGGATGGTGGGGTCAGAAGGAGCCATGGGCATAactgggggctggggacagggtggggtcACTGGGGGGTCAGAGGGAACAATGGACAGAACTTCTGCAGACCTCCTGGTAAGGCACCAGAGGTCAAGGTGGGTCATTCAGTGTCCCCAGATCAGCAATCGATAGACCAGGGGTCAGAGTGTTTAGAAGTGGGTTTCAAGAGGGGAGACAGGAACCCCTCGACTGAGTCACAAGCACCATGCCCCAGACAGCCCCTACCTTCACATGGTATGGGCCCAATACGATCCAGCCACAGAAGCAATAGCCCAAGTAGATGACAGCCACACAGCAGCAGAAACGCATGACGCTGGGCAGTGCCACCCGCAGTGTGGCAATGAGGATCTGTGGCAGGTAGATAGGGCAGGGGGCCACAATGAGGGTGTGGCCACAACCTAGGTCGGCCTTGCAATGGGGAGACGACAGGGGGTGAAGCAGGCAAGGCCTGGCTGTAGTTACACCAGAGTGGCCACAAAAGCTGGAGATAGTTTAgaaggggcggggtggggctgaggggggCCTGAGAACATCCCATGGCTGGACTCAGCTGTGGGGATATGAAGGTGCCGGCTCCCGTGGCTCTGGGTGGGGTGCAGCGACAGGTATGTCTGGAGTGGGCGGGTATGGGGAAGAAGACGGGAATGGCCGTCTATGGAGGCTGGTGACTGCTGGAAGTATACGAATTTATCTGGGGGAAGGAAGTGAGAATTGGGGAGCTTATGGCCACCACCCGGAAGGTCCAGCCTGCACATATGACGCTTACATTGTACTTATGGAAGAAGGTCAGATAGCGGATGACGCCGACCCAGACGAGCAACGTGGAAGTGCCCAAGAGGATGCTGCAGACGTCGTAGCTTGCCAGGTTCTAAGGGGGAAGCAGTGTCAACCCCATCTGGCCTGGCTCTTCCCGGAGGCATGTGGCCCCAGgcaggcatggggtgggggtggggggcgggcagtaTAAGGGACCAGGGCCTGGAAGGAGACATCACGCCTGGGGCAGGCCCTACCTTGGCTTCGATACCAATCTTCATGATGGTGCCCGAGATGGTGAGCACATCGCTGGTGACCAGCAGGATGTACCAGCCGTTGACAAATTCCAGCCGCTCCCAGAGGCTGATGACCCGTCCCCGCTGCCGCCACATGAACCCAACGAACTCCTgcaggaggcaggtggggtgAGGGTCTGCCCAGACAAGTGaccctctctccctcagcccttaTGGCCCCAGAGCTGGGAGAGGCTGGCTTGCAGCTCTCACATTCTGCAGCAGAAAGCCACGGAGCAGCGAGCGGGCACACAGCAGGAAAGAGAAGGCGCAGATGAGGATCACGACTACATCGAACAGGAGCCGGAAGCTGTTGTCTCCTGGCGGGGGAGAGGACCTGGGTAGGCCTGGGagtggcctggggcctggggagatgagggatggggatggggctgggccaggccgcGGGGGCCGCAGACCTGGTTGTGGCTACCCACCCAGTGGGCTTTAGGGGTTACCTGGGTGAGTCACGAACTGGGTCCATGCCAGTCTGgggcttgggggatccctgggcaggTCGGGGCCCCTGCTAGCACcggtctggggggtgggggctcaccGTGCCTGAAGACACTGGGGTGCTTACACTCCTGGATgtgagcctgggtctccaggctgaTGGGGATACGCCCGCTGTGCGCCTTATTGTCAAAAGTGATCTGCAGGGGTATGCAGGGCAGGAGGAACCAGATTACTCTTGGCAGATTACACCCTGGCAGACCTAGGCTCCCAGACCCACATGATGGCTGGTCTGGCCccatctcccttttttttttttttttaagattttatttatttattcacgagagacagagagaggcagaaacataggcagagagagaagcaggctccatgcaggaagcccgatgtgggactcgatccctgaacccgggatcacaccctgagccaaaggcagatgctcaaccactgagccacccaggcatcaccccCCATCTCCCTTAATTAGCCCCAAGCTGCCCTAGGCCAAGTGTCCCCAACCCCAGCCTCAGGAGCCCTGTGGGCAACTCCTATCACTGGCAGGCCTGCCACCCTTGTCCTGGACGCTGGGCTTACCAGGACACTGAAAGTGTAGCAGTCTGGAATTTCATTGTTGATCAGGCTCTGGAGATTGATGGTCTTCAGCTGGAAGTGGATGGTGACGTTGATCAGCCTGGGAGGGAGGCTTCAGTGAGGGAGAGGGACTCCAAGGTCCCTCCTGCCGCCCCACCACCGCCAGCGCTCCTGCCCCATGCGGACTCTGCAGCTTGCTGAGGAAGTGCTCACACAGGCATCAGCACAGCCTTCCTCTCCGCCTGTGGGGGGCGGCCAAGGATGCCTGGCATCCTGCGTCCCCCCCCACCCTTGGCCCAGCCCTGGAGACCCCCTCCCTCAGGCAGTACTTGTGGAATTTGAGCGTGAGGTTCTTGTAACTGGCGCTGCCGTCCGAGAGGGAGAGATCATCACTGGGGGGCACAAGGGGTCTCTCAGGGGGGTCCACCCGGATGCAGTCTGAGGACAGGGAGTCAGGGAAGGGACACTGGGGGcgggagaggcacaggcaggtcTCCCCAGAGGCCCCAAcagcccccttccctcctccacttCCCACTACAAACTGAACATTCGTCCTTCCCCACCGTCACCCCTACACAGGGCCCAGTTTGTCTTACTCCCTGCACAGGCCCTAGGGCCTGGCACTCAGTAGCCcccaaatatttggtgaatgataTTAAAACACAACTCTTGCATTTTTCTGCAAACCAAGCCTTCTATCAAGGACCCTGCAAGCATTAAATTATTAATGAGCAGGACAACCCTATCTTCTAGATGAACGGGAAGCAGAACTGGGATTGTAACTCCAGCAGCGGCGCTACCAACAGCTATACCCTGGCGCGCCTACTCACCAGTGACAACCATGGGATCAATGTCAAAGGTGTCGTTGGCTGGGTCCACGTGGCCTCGGTGGTAGTACTGCTGGCAGAGGGCCAGGGCTGAGCCATTAGCCCAGGGGCCACCCCCGCCCCGCACGTAGGCATAGCGGCCTAGCGACACATCAGGGAGCATGAGGTACtgtgggcagagaggaggaggtcTATCAGCCCTGCCCACTCTCCcccgcctgcctgcctgcctgcccccgcctgcccccggcTGCCCGCACCTGGTCCACAGCATGGAAGATGGCCTGATAGAGCTGCTCCCGTGTGTAGGCTGCGAAGGTGTCATCCGCCCCATCCGAGTAGCCCAGCAGGAAGAGGTGCCGGAAGGCAATGGTGTTCTCCTCCCGGAATGTCACTGCCAGCTGGTTGCTGAGCCCGAACAGgatgagctgggggggggggggagtgggggttgACAATGATGGGATGGGGCTCCCCTCAGGGCACGAGGAATGCCCACCATAAAATCCCAGTGAGCAGCACACAGCAGGCGCTCGATTATCTCACGGTGACAGAGGCCAATGTTCTTTAGATGCTTACCAGGTGCCAGGTTCTGTGCTAAACCCAAGCCTACAGGGCAAGCAGCAATGTTGAGCCCTTTTACCAGGAGGAAATCAGAAGTGTGGTAACAGACCCTAAATCACAGCACCAGACTAGAAGCTCCTTAGGGCAGGGGCTGGGTCAGATTCATCTCGGGGTCCGCAAAGCCCACGACAGGGCAACTGTGAGCCACTGGGTCAGTTCTCTTTGAGAGTCAACATGGCATCAGCCTGTTGGGGTTGAAGTGCCAGCTCCCCATGCTTggttgctgtgtgactttggacaaaacCTTTAAGCTTTCTCGAGCCTCAgctgcctcatctataaaacagtaCCAATAGCAGTTGCCAGGATCTCAAACGGCATCTGTGAGGTTACAAGGAGCTGTTCCCACACAGATTTTAGAGGGTTTCCTGATTGATTACGGCCACTGTCACTGTCCTGATGCTGCTGTGGGTTCAGGACTGAGTTCTGACTCCAGGACTTTCTCTTTCAGGAACAGAAGCGACCACAGATGGTGCTCTGCTGGGCCCCTGTGGGACTCACCTGCACCTGTGACCACCAAGATCTTCACTACTTGCAGCATCAGCTTGAAGGGCTTGCGGCCTTTGGCCCGAAATTTGTCACAGGGACTCATGAAGAAGTATTTGAGCCGACGGCGGAGGTCTTCCTCttccggggggggcggggaagcccCAGCCCGGGTGCCATACCCAGGACTGGGGGTTAAGAGGCGCTCAGTCTCTGCGGGAATGGGGAAGAACCGTTGGGACCAGACCCAGGCAAGCCCACCTGCCCACAGGGTGAAAGAGTTCCCAAGCACCAGCCAAAGAACTCTGAGAGATCtgagaaaacccagaaaatctGCAACACTGTACGGGTAAATGCAGCAGTACTGCTCAGAGATTACAAATTCAGATTTGGGGCTCCAAAGGGCCTGAGCTGATTCCTGACCCTGCTGCTCACTGGCTTGGCCAGGGCAGTcagcctctgagcctcagccttctcatctgcagaatgggggaCAAAGCCTCTCACCCGGAGGCCGGGGATTTGATGCCTACAAGGCATTAATCGCAGGAGCTGGCTTGTAATAGGAATGTCAGGAACATCCCATCTTTGTTCCAGATGTGGATTTGTGGGAAGAGAATGAATTCCTTCCACTGGCTTCTCACAGGGCACTCAAGGCTCCAGGGCTCATTCCAACTCACTCCAGCCTCCAGGCATGAGCATGGAGCTCAGCTACATTCCAGGTTTTTTCTGGTCAAACAGACAAAGGACTTTTCCATTTCTCATGACCTGGCCCATCCAGTTGACGCTCACAAGCCACAGGCCCAAGGGAACGGAGATTGACAGGAACAGTAACAATGACAGACTCGCTTGCTGAAGACTCACTGCATGCATGCCAATGGCTGTTATTATGGCACTGCCTGTATGTCAGTTCATAGCATCTTCGTTAAAGGCATCAGCTTCTAGAACTCTCCCAGTGCTAGGACCGAATCCCAGACCTGCCACTTCCCAGTTGGGGGATCCTGGACATCCTTCAAAGCCTCCATCTTCTCTTTTGAAAAGTggaaatagaggcacctgggtggctcattcggtgaagcgtctgcctttgtctcagatcgtgatcccagggtcccagaatcaagccccacatcctgctctctgctcagcgaggagtctgcttctccctctccctctgcctgccactcgcCCCACTTGTGTACTCTCGCtcacataaacaaacaaataaaatcttggagaagtggaaatttaaaaagtctacaCTGAGGGGAACAACTGGCTGactcagtgggaagagcatgcaactctcaacctcaagccctatgttgggtgtaaagattacttaaaaataaaaaataaaaataaataaatatctacccGGAGATAGATCGAAACTCTGAAAAGTGTTCTCTGGATGaagtgaaacaaaacagataaaagccTCAGCTCAGCCCACAAGTCTCAGTGATTGTTCAGCAAACAGGGGCTATTCTGAGCACTGCTTTTTCTCTGCACTCCTGATCAACCTAAGAGAAAGGTCCAAGGTTTCAAACTGCTGGGGTCACAGCCGGTCACAGCAGCCCAGGACCATCCCTGacacacccccaccacccccacggGGAGAACCCTGCTTCTTTCCAGGGCTTGGCTGGCCGCCTGCCTGACACAGCCGCCGGGATGAATGGGGAGCACCGTCAGAACCTGTCCTGCAGGGTGGCCAGCTCCTGGCAGGTCCCTGTGGAGCTTGGATGCTGCTGTGGTTGTTTACAAGATAGTTGGATGCGAAGCCAGAGGGCGGGCCCGCCTCCCTAGCTGGGGTCAGAGTTATCCTACCAGCAGGGACAGCTTTCAGGCATCTCCAGCTAGCTCAAGAAGGGAAGACCAACACAAAGGCTCCCCCCTGAGAAGCAGAGAGTGGAGGCTGGGCATTCACCGCCTGAGTTCAAGCAAGCTGAGCTTCCACGGCTCTGGACTTAGGAGATGGAGTCAGGCGCCCGGGTTCAAGCagggtccccccaccccgccgcccgtCTGAGTTTAGAGGAGCAGAGCATTGCCTCAAGAAGTGGGGAAGGGAATCCTGGGAGTTTCACGTGAGGGCTGGAGACGCTGGTGCCCGTTCTGGGTTCTGGCAAAGCTGAGCAATCGGAACTACGCTCCGGACGGACGCAGACCCGCCCGGGCCCCTCCGCGGGCCCCCCCGCTGCCTGAGCCTCGGAACTCCGAGCAGAGCCTGGGTCCGGGGAGAGCACAGCAGCCCCGCACTCCAGGGCCGAGGAGCtggcgccgcccccgccgcgcagGTTCCAGGAGCCACCTGTCCCGATCGCCACCACCGCGGAGCTGAGAGGCCAGCACCGGAGGGGAGGCAAGGGAGCCCggagccccgccgcccgcgctcgGGGTCCCGCGGGGCCGCGCGCGCGCCCTCACCTGAGCCGCGCCGGCCCACGGGGGCCGCCATGCCGCGGCGGGGAGCGCCGGACgccggcgggcgcggcggggcagCCAGGGTCCGAGCGCccgccgctgccgctgctgcGGCCTCGCTCCCTCGCGGTGCCGCTTCAAACCCTGTCGCGTCAGCTGACTCGCGCCGCGGTCACGTGGCCGGAGcgggcgcccccaccccctggaAGCACGTGACCGGATCCCGTCCCACCCCCTGAGCCACGGCAGGCCCCCGCGGCCGCAGCGCGCATGCGTACCTCAGCTGGCTcctggcgggcggcgggcggcgggcggcgggcggccttGAGGTCCTAACGCCGACCGGCCGCGGTGTGCTGGGGGATGGGCTGGCTGTGAGAGGGCCACCGTGGGTCCGGCTTGGGCCTGGCTCCCTGTCATGCCCGCGTCCCGTGCCGAGTTCCTGAGCTCCACGTTCCGTGCTTGACCTCTTGCCCTCCGCAGAGTCCGGCGATGACCGTGCGTCCCGTCTCATGGCTACCTCCCCATCCTCCCAGAAACCCCGCGGTTACTCTCAGCCCTTTGGGCTTCTGCTCCTCTCATCTGAACTGCCAGCGAATCCCACTTCCTTTcctaagtatgtcccaaataggATCACTTATCCGCACTCGTATGGCCCTCAGCCCAGAGTCCCCCCAGATTCCTGGCCTGCACCGCTGCAGCAACCTCCTCCCTGGCCTGAGGCTCCCACTCCTGACCCCCTCCCGTTACACCCTCCAGGCAGCAGCCAGAAGCATTTTCCAAGAGTAATTCATATCAGTCCTCTGCCCCAGCCTGCCGATGTCTTCCCGATGTCTTCCCGTTGCTCTGGGATGACAAGCAAAGTCCCACCTCAGCCTAGCAGGGCCCTCTGTTCTGGCCCCCATCTGGTCTAGCTTATAGCTCAacggcctcagggcctttgcactcttGCTTTGAAGGATGCTGGTTAAGAGCCCAGGCTCTAgtggacgcctgagtggcttagcagttcagagtctgcctttgactcagggcgtgatcctggaggccccgagATCGAGTCtagcattgggctctctgcatggcgcctgcttctcctccctcttcctatgtctctgcctctgtcactcatgaataaataaataaaatcttaaaaaaaagaaaaaaggaaaaaagaacccaGGCTCTGAGGTCCAGTTTGGACTAAATCTAGGCCCTGCCAACTGCCACTTCTACATCTTCCAAAGAGTCCCTTAAACTCCATGTGCCTGTttactcatttgcaaaatggggatacTTAGTCATAGTTACCTGCCTCATGGAGGTGttgaattaaatgagaaaacaccAGAGCCTAAAATGCAAAAGCACTGCACAAGGCTGGCAAACAGTACTGACAATTAAAGTAGTGCTGTTGGGATTATGGAATCCTTTCTCGGGAAAGCGGTCCCCTCACGTAAATCAGAAGTCTTGATctaagatgcctgggtggctcagcggttgtttgcctttggctcagggcatgatcctggggtcctgggattgagtcctgcatcaggctccctctgggggaacctgtggggagcctgcttctccctctgcctatgtctctgcctctgtgtctcttattaataaataaaataaataaaatcttaaaaagaaaaaaaagtcttgatcCTTTTGTGGATCATGAGCGTGATAACTGAGTATTCATGCTGTTGTGTGAGATGCGTCTCTTCCAAACCTTGCTATGTCCTCAGCACATTACCTGtctgaatggggggggggggggggaggatccAAGTCTTGTTATGCTTCTCTTATATGAACTATACCTTGTAACTGCTTCTGAAACGTTCCTGAATTTGGCATCTGTGAGTTCTGTGAAGGCGATGCTTATCTTGCTCCCGGCTGGGACCCCAGCAATCAACAGATTTTTGTTGAACACATCAATGAGCAACTTCTTCTGTCCAGCACTGTGCCTATAACCTGGGCTGAGAGGAGCAAAGCTATGGGAGCAGATGGGGTAGGTCTGCCTGCAGGGTCTCCTATCAGCCTCCATTATCAGCCTACTAGACTGTCGACATGCCAGAAATTTCACCACTTGTTGGAAAGCCAAAGGGAAGAGATCCTGCTCAGACCACCTGCAGGGAAAGACTGTCCTAGACTACgctggccaggcctgggggaTCTGAGAGGTGGCTGCTGGGAGGGATCTGTGTGAGAGCTTGTGGAAGCCTGGAGGATTGAGGGGGGAGCCAGGAGATCGGGGTTCCAGCTATGGCAGGCACAGGCCACACCCTCCCATCTCCTGAGGAAGGGGCCATGCatcaggggaaaaagagaaacaggcaAACCACACGACACAGAGCCAGGAGGCAGTGGGAGGATTTTACTAAACTGCATGACACACAACTTCCCCAGGCCCCCGTGAGTGTCGGCATTCACTTCAGCCATCCGGCCCCAGCAGTGCCCCTCGCTCCTGCACCCACTCGGGACTCTCGCCAGTAGGGAGCACTGGGCTGGCAGTGTCATGGGCGGGAGAGCAGGGCTCAGGATGAGACtcggggttggggttggggctgGGCACTGGATCCTGCTCAGGTCCGGCCACAAGGTCAGGATTGGTGCTGTGACCAGGCTTAGGGTCAGAAGACTTAATAgactcaggggtgggggtggattcAGAGCCGGAGACAGCCCTGGGGCTGGGATTAGGGAGGGAGCCCAGCACCGAGCCAGGGTCAGAGCCAAGGCCAGAGCTGGGGCCAGGGCTGAGGCCCAGGCCAGAGCCGAGAACGGACACGGCCTCAGGACCCAGGAGGGAGACCTGCCCTGGCCTCAACATGGAGGCAGGGCTGAGGTCTAGGCCTGCAGCAGCAGccgcagcggcggcggcagcggcggctgCCGCTGCGCCCTCGTGCACCCGCTTGTGCTTGGTGAGGCTGGAGGCTTGGCCAAAGGCCTTGCCGCAGAGCTGGCAGCGGTAGGGGCGCTCCCCGGAATGCACGTGCAGGTGCTGCAGCAGCGCCGAGCTCTGCCCGAAGGCCTTGGAGCAGTGGGGGCAGGCGTACGGCCGCTCGCCCGTGTGGATGCGCAGGTGGTGCTGCAAGTTGGAGCTCTGGCCGAAGGCCTTGCCGCAGTGGGGACAGCGGTACGGGCGCTCGGCCGTGTGCGTGCGCTGGTGCTGCAGCAGCGCCGAGCTCTGGCCGAAGGCCTTGCCGCACTGCGGGCACGGGTAGGGCCGCTCGCCCGTGTGCGTGCGCAGGTGCTTCAGCAGCGCCGAGCCCTGCCCGAAGCCCTTGGCGCACACGGGGCACTTGTGGGGCCGCGGGCCGCCGTGCGTGCGCAGGTGCTGCGCCAGCAGCGAGCCGTGACCGAAGGCCTTGCCGCACACCGGGCAGTGGTGCGGCTTCTCGCCGCTGTGGCTGCTGCGGTGCTTGAGCAGCGTGGAGCGCCAGCCGAACGCTTTGCCGCAGGCGGCGCACTGGTAGGGCCGCGCGCCCGTGTGGATGCCGCGGTGCTGGGCCAGCGTGGCGCCGTGGCTGAACGACTTGCCGCAGTCGGGGCAGCGGTAGGGCTTCTCGCCGCTGTGGGTGCGGCGGTGCTGGCTCAGCCCCGAGCTGCGGCGGAAGGCTCGCCCGCAGTCGGGGCAGGAGAAGGGCCGCGGAGGGCTGGCAGGGGCCGGGAGCACCGCGGGGCTGGGGGTCAGGACCTCGGGAGTGGCAGTGAGGCCGGACGAGAGGGGGTCCAGGTCTGGGGATTCGGTGGGGCTGAGGGGCTCGTTGTTAGGGTCAAGAACCAGGGGGACAGGGCCGATGACGTCTGGATCGAGGTCGAAACTTGAAGACATGGGGTCGAGATCTTGGGGATCCGAGTCTCGAGTGGCTGAGATGGAGCTCGGAGCTTCCGCATCGGGGTCAGCGTCAGGGTCCAGATCTTCAGAGACAGGTTCCAGATCTTCATAGCTGGGGTCCACGTCTTCAGAGACAGTGTTGAGGTCTTCTGGGTCAGGCTCTGGGTCTTCACAAACTGGGTCCAGCTCTTCAGGGTTGGGGCCCAGGTCCTCTGAGTCGGAGTCGAGCTCTTCATAAGTGGGCCTCGGGCCCTTGTGGCCTGGGTTCCTGACCAGGACCGAGCGCCGCATCCCTGGTGTGGAGGTGCTGGCTGCTTCTGGGGCAGGATCTGCAGGGTGAGGACAGAGGGTGGGTGGAGGCAGGTTCTGGAAGACAGGGGGCCTCTTTCAGGGTCTGGGCAGGGAAGTGAGAGGGGGCCGTGCCATGCCCCAGAACCCATTCCGGGATCCTTCTCTTGTCTCAGATTGCGGGGAGACTTGTGGTGCACTCCAGCCAGGACAGGGAGAAGAGGGACCCTGGTGGGACAcggagggaggatggggggaaCCTTCCCTTCTCAGCACACCTGGATGGAAGTCAGGGGACCCAGCACTAGAGGTCTCCAGGACCCAGCTCCAgggctctgcccctctctccatcttgggctcctcctcctctggtGCGAAGCTTGGGTCCTGTGGAGGAGACAGAGTCCAGGGTTCCTACCCCCTTGACTGGTGATCCCTCAGGGGGAAGAGGGTGAGTGCCTCGGTCCTAAGTACATGACCTAAATTCCATTCCCATAGTTGGGGGTGACATATCTGGGAGTTCCTAGTACCAAGGGCAACCTCTGGCTTGTCTTGTGGAGAGGAAGCATCCTGACCTCTGAAGTTGGTATCTGGGGGATGAGTGGGGGGCAAACAACACCTGGTAATTCCCTTGCATCActgggggagggcaggtgcaCCTCTAGCCTGTTTGCTGGTGAAGAGGCCACGTAAATGCCAGACCTCACATTTCAGGGCTAGGAGTAACTGTTAAAACACTTGTGTATCCAAATGTCAGTTCTTAAAGCTAGAGGGATTGAGGGAATATGGTGGGACACATTG
This window contains:
- the ZNF358 gene encoding zinc finger protein 358 isoform X1, coding for MATAAAGAGELQVPAAPAAALGRPLSLPGSAWRGRWAEGAAGGAGGRGASCGPRGRGGPGRGEGRRDPSFAPEEEEPKMERGAEPWSWVLETSSAGSPDFHPDPAPEAASTSTPGMRRSVLVRNPGHKGPRPTYEELDSDSEDLGPNPEELDPVCEDPEPDPEDLNTVSEDVDPSYEDLEPVSEDLDPDADPDAEAPSSISATRDSDPQDLDPMSSSFDLDPDVIGPVPLVLDPNNEPLSPTESPDLDPLSSGLTATPEVLTPSPAVLPAPASPPRPFSCPDCGRAFRRSSGLSQHRRTHSGEKPYRCPDCGKSFSHGATLAQHRGIHTGARPYQCAACGKAFGWRSTLLKHRSSHSGEKPHHCPVCGKAFGHGSLLAQHLRTHGGPRPHKCPVCAKGFGQGSALLKHLRTHTGERPYPCPQCGKAFGQSSALLQHQRTHTAERPYRCPHCGKAFGQSSNLQHHLRIHTGERPYACPHCSKAFGQSSALLQHLHVHSGERPYRCQLCGKAFGQASSLTKHKRVHEGAAAAAAAAAAAAAAAGLDLSPASMLRPGQVSLLGPEAVSVLGSGLGLSPGPSSGLGSDPGSVLGSLPNPSPRAVSGSESTPTPESIKSSDPKPGHSTNPDLVAGPEQDPVPSPNPNPESHPEPCSPAHDTASPVLPTGESPEWVQERGALLGPDG
- the MCOLN1 gene encoding mucolipin-1, which encodes MAAPVGRRGSETERLLTPSPGYGTRAGASPPPPEEEDLRRRLKYFFMSPCDKFRAKGRKPFKLMLQVVKILVVTGAGLGLAQNLAPGKHLKNIGLCHREIIERLLCAAHWDFMLILFGLSNQLAVTFREENTIAFRHLFLLGYSDGADDTFAAYTREQLYQAIFHAVDQYLMLPDVSLGRYAYVRGGGGPWANGSALALCQQYYHRGHVDPANDTFDIDPMVVTDCIRVDPPERPLVPPSDDLSLSDGSASYKNLTLKFHKLINVTIHFQLKTINLQSLINNEIPDCYTFSVLITFDNKAHSGRIPISLETQAHIQECKHPSVFRHGDNSFRLLFDVVVILICAFSFLLCARSLLRGFLLQNEFVGFMWRQRGRVISLWERLEFVNGWYILLVTSDVLTISGTIMKIGIEAKNLASYDVCSILLGTSTLLVWVGVIRYLTFFHKYNILIATLRVALPSVMRFCCCVAVIYLGYCFCGWIVLGPYHVKFRSLSMVSECLFSLINGDDMFVTFAAMQAQQGRSSLVWLFSQLYLYSFISLFIYMVLSLFIALITGAYDTIKHPGGAGAEESELQAYIAQCQDSPTSGKFRRGSGSACSLLCCCGRDASEEHSLLVN
- the ZNF358 gene encoding zinc finger protein 358 isoform X3 is translated as MERGAEPWSWVLETSSAGSPDFHPDPAPEAASTSTPGMRRSVLVRNPGHKGPRPTYEELDSDSEDLGPNPEELDPVCEDPEPDPEDLNTVSEDVDPSYEDLEPVSEDLDPDADPDAEAPSSISATRDSDPQDLDPMSSSFDLDPDVIGPVPLVLDPNNEPLSPTESPDLDPLSSGLTATPEVLTPSPAVLPAPASPPRPFSCPDCGRAFRRSSGLSQHRRTHSGEKPYRCPDCGKSFSHGATLAQHRGIHTGARPYQCAACGKAFGWRSTLLKHRSSHSGEKPHHCPVCGKAFGHGSLLAQHLRTHGGPRPHKCPVCAKGFGQGSALLKHLRTHTGERPYPCPQCGKAFGQSSALLQHQRTHTAERPYRCPHCGKAFGQSSNLQHHLRIHTGERPYACPHCSKAFGQSSALLQHLHVHSGERPYRCQLCGKAFGQASSLTKHKRVHEGAAAAAAAAAAAAAAAGLDLSPASMLRPGQVSLLGPEAVSVLGSGLGLSPGPSSGLGSDPGSVLGSLPNPSPRAVSGSESTPTPESIKSSDPKPGHSTNPDLVAGPEQDPVPSPNPNPESHPEPCSPAHDTASPVLPTGESPEWVQERGALLGPDG
- the ZNF358 gene encoding zinc finger protein 358 isoform X2, whose protein sequence is MLSEEHQGPAASCRGWCSLPLCGDLGLQDPSFAPEEEEPKMERGAEPWSWVLETSSAGSPDFHPDPAPEAASTSTPGMRRSVLVRNPGHKGPRPTYEELDSDSEDLGPNPEELDPVCEDPEPDPEDLNTVSEDVDPSYEDLEPVSEDLDPDADPDAEAPSSISATRDSDPQDLDPMSSSFDLDPDVIGPVPLVLDPNNEPLSPTESPDLDPLSSGLTATPEVLTPSPAVLPAPASPPRPFSCPDCGRAFRRSSGLSQHRRTHSGEKPYRCPDCGKSFSHGATLAQHRGIHTGARPYQCAACGKAFGWRSTLLKHRSSHSGEKPHHCPVCGKAFGHGSLLAQHLRTHGGPRPHKCPVCAKGFGQGSALLKHLRTHTGERPYPCPQCGKAFGQSSALLQHQRTHTAERPYRCPHCGKAFGQSSNLQHHLRIHTGERPYACPHCSKAFGQSSALLQHLHVHSGERPYRCQLCGKAFGQASSLTKHKRVHEGAAAAAAAAAAAAAAAGLDLSPASMLRPGQVSLLGPEAVSVLGSGLGLSPGPSSGLGSDPGSVLGSLPNPSPRAVSGSESTPTPESIKSSDPKPGHSTNPDLVAGPEQDPVPSPNPNPESHPEPCSPAHDTASPVLPTGESPEWVQERGALLGPDG
- the ZNF358 gene encoding zinc finger protein 358 isoform X4, with the translated sequence MRRSVLVRNPGHKGPRPTYEELDSDSEDLGPNPEELDPVCEDPEPDPEDLNTVSEDVDPSYEDLEPVSEDLDPDADPDAEAPSSISATRDSDPQDLDPMSSSFDLDPDVIGPVPLVLDPNNEPLSPTESPDLDPLSSGLTATPEVLTPSPAVLPAPASPPRPFSCPDCGRAFRRSSGLSQHRRTHSGEKPYRCPDCGKSFSHGATLAQHRGIHTGARPYQCAACGKAFGWRSTLLKHRSSHSGEKPHHCPVCGKAFGHGSLLAQHLRTHGGPRPHKCPVCAKGFGQGSALLKHLRTHTGERPYPCPQCGKAFGQSSALLQHQRTHTAERPYRCPHCGKAFGQSSNLQHHLRIHTGERPYACPHCSKAFGQSSALLQHLHVHSGERPYRCQLCGKAFGQASSLTKHKRVHEGAAAAAAAAAAAAAAAGLDLSPASMLRPGQVSLLGPEAVSVLGSGLGLSPGPSSGLGSDPGSVLGSLPNPSPRAVSGSESTPTPESIKSSDPKPGHSTNPDLVAGPEQDPVPSPNPNPESHPEPCSPAHDTASPVLPTGESPEWVQERGALLGPDG